From a single Candoia aspera isolate rCanAsp1 chromosome 2, rCanAsp1.hap2, whole genome shotgun sequence genomic region:
- the LOC134490077 gene encoding keratin, type II cytoskeletal 7-like: MTYQVSAARKAFLRGMGFSSASAIGGLGGHRTYVASVRHPGSSGRGVCGFSSQSLSNLGGRGSVACGGYGLGYHGGYGYACASHGNPAFGGPGGHYGPRCYDSVGSCGISGGRGDGIHGVRINEKLLKPLHVGVDPQEHIVRNHEREEMKSLNNQFASFIDKVRNLELQNKVLETKWKLLQEQVVPAKRSLEPYYESFISNMKKQLECLLSNQEHLKNENAAIEHLLEEFKCKYEQEFKKHTDAENEFVLLKKDVDSISLNKSELEGKVNLLRGELEFRRCIYGEELAQLSGRVYDTNILLQMDNSRDLDIDGIIKNVEAWYQNVARGSKEEVNAFYENRFQELQQQRGKYSQTLKSNQQEIADLTRLVHKLQSEHDVIKKQVTALQTSICEVEEHGDCALKDARDKHIDLQTALQKAKDDLARLLRDYHELLNTKLALDIEIATYNTLLEGEESRIHLGNPVCIDVIKPSGIENTAGFPVSSGYGPVAEGYGGGYDMGFGRGYGTGSQGRCNRNYSSRSVGFDSRTMGSNTATRNASADAEFYPGRGCSCGNESCSAGNPKRTVLYAKVAEEKIETKESSGSGDSECEVEARLNQTELESALHSLNFVTEPQTPSVIIEEPQVATS; encoded by the exons ATGACTTACCAGGTGTCGGCAGCAAGGAAGGCCTTCCTAAGGGGAATGGGGTTCAGCTCTGCCTCTGCTATTGGTGGACTAGGTGGACACAGAACCTATGTTGCCTCTGTGCGCCATCCAGGTAGCAGCGGACGGGGTGTCTGTGGCTTCAGCAGTCAAAGCCTTTCTAATCTGGGTGGAAGAGGAAGCGTTGCGTGTGGTGGTTATGGACTTGGATATCATGGTGGCTATGGCTATGCTTGTGCAAGTCATGGTAACCCAGCCTTTGGTGGCCCGGGGGGTCATTATGGTCCTAGATGTTATGACTCAGTTGGAAGTTGTGGGATTTCTGGTGGCAGGGGTGATGGCATCCATGGAGTCAGAATCAACGAGAAGCTTCTGAAGCCACTGCATGTGGGAGTTGATCCTCAAGAACATATTGTACGGAATCATGAAAGGGAAGAGATGAAAAGCCTCAACAACCAGTTTGCCTCCTTCATTGATAAG GTCCGAAATCTAGAGCTACAGAATAAAGTCCTTGAGACCAAATGGAAGCTTCTGCAAGAACAGGTCGTTCCAGCAAAGAGAAGCCTTGAACCTTATTATGAGAGCTTCATCAGCAACATGAAAAAGCAATTGGAGTGTTTATTAAGTAACCAAGAGCatctaaaaaatgaaaatgctgcCATTGAACATCTGCTGGAGGAATTCAAGTGCAA atatgaacaggaattcaaaaaACATACGGATGCAGAAAATGAATTTGTGCTGCTCAAGAAG GATGTAGACTCCATTTCTCTGAACAAGTCAGAACTGGAGGGGAAAGTaaatttgctgagaggagagttgGAATTTCGCAGATGCATCTATGGAGAG GAATTAGCACAGCTCAGTGGCAGAGTTTATGACACTAACATCCTCTTGCAAATGGACAACAGCCGAGACTTGGACATTGACGGCATCATCAAAAATGTTGAAGCATGGTATCAAAATGTTGCCCGGGGGAGCAAAGAAGAAGTTAATGCTTTTTATGAAAACCGA TTCCAAGAGCTTCAGCAGCAAAGAGGGAAATATTCTCAAACTCTGAAGAGCAACCAGCAAGAGATTGCAGATCTAACTCGTCTGGTTCATAAGTTGCAGTCTGAACATGATGTTATTAAAAAACAG GTTACTGCTCTCCAAACATCCATTTGTGAGGTTGAGGAGCATGGAGACTGTGCTCTTAAAGATGCCCGGGATAAGCATATTGATCTACAGACTGCTCTGCAGAAGGCGAAGGATGACTTAGCGAGGCTGCTAAGGGATTACCACGAGCTTCTGAACACCAAGCTCGCTCTTGACATTGAAATTGCTACCTACAACACATTGCTGGAGGGAGAGGAGAGCAG GATACACTTAGGAAATCCTGTCTGTATAG ACGTGATCAAACCTTCTGGGATAGAGAACACAGCTGGATTCCCAGTTTCAAGTGGATATGGTCCTGTAGCTGAAGGATATGGTGGAGGATATGACATGGGATTTGGTAGAGGATATGGAACGGGAAGCCAGGGGAGATGCAATAGGAACTATAGCTCCAGAAGTGTTGGATTTGATTCAAGGACTATGGGCAGCAATACAGCTACAAGAAATGCATCTGCAGATGCCGAGTTCTACCCAGGAAGAGGGTGTAGCTGTGGGAATGAGTCCTGTTCTGCTGGTAATCCAA AGAGAACTGTGCTGTATGCCAaggtggcagaagaaaaaattgagacaaAGGAGAGTTCAGGGAGCGGGGACAGCGAGTGTGAGGTGGAAGCCCGGCTCAACCAgacagagttggaaagtgccctccactccctaaattttgtgacagaacccCAGACGCCGAGCgttattattgaagaaccacaggtGGCGACTTCCTAG